A window of Campylobacter pinnipediorum subsp. pinnipediorum contains these coding sequences:
- a CDS encoding DUF1064 domain-containing protein, producing MRFNKYHNTKSKGYDSKKEAKRANELRLLQSAKQISELKEQVPFVLQESFRVPSDKTKSGYESIREIKYIADFTYFKNGVMFIEDVKGFKTTEYKLKAKMLKKLIADKKINAVFVES from the coding sequence ATGAGATTTAATAAATATCATAACACAAAATCAAAAGGCTATGATAGTAAGAAAGAAGCTAAAAGAGCTAATGAGCTAAGACTCTTACAGAGTGCTAAGCAAATAAGTGAGCTTAAAGAACAAGTGCCTTTTGTCTTGCAAGAGAGTTTTAGAGTGCCAAGCGATAAAACCAAAAGCGGATATGAGAGTATAAGGGAGATTAAATACATTGCGGATTTTACATATTTTAAAAATGGTGTGATGTTTATAGAAGATGTGAAAGGCTTTAAGACTACTGAGTATAAATTAAAAGCAAAGATGCTTAAAAAGCTAATCGCTGATAAAAAGATAAATGCGGTTTTTGTAGAGAGTTGA
- a CDS encoding DNA cytosine methyltransferase: MRVLSLFDGISCGRLALQRANVDVERYYSSEIDEYAIKIANNNYPQDKEYRLGDVKNIKAKDLPKIDLLIAGSPCQGFSVAGKRLNFQDERSALFFEFVRLLKELKPKYFLLENVVMKQEWQDIISDILKVKPIKINSALVSAQNRNRLYWTNIPNIIQPNDKNIKLSDVLDTHEFRELKPFCFKTRNNKARKDTLRTVCDEKANCLTTSNTHTTQYYLNKERNKMRNLSVNEYEKLQTLPIDYTVGVSNTQRYKAIGNAWTVDVIAHIFKGLENEKY; this comes from the coding sequence ATGAGAGTTTTAAGTCTTTTTGATGGAATTTCTTGTGGTAGATTAGCACTGCAAAGAGCTAATGTTGATGTTGAAAGATATTATAGCAGCGAGATAGATGAGTATGCTATAAAGATTGCAAATAATAACTATCCACAAGACAAAGAATACCGTCTGGGCGATGTGAAAAATATAAAAGCTAAAGATTTACCAAAGATTGATTTATTAATTGCCGGGAGTCCTTGTCAAGGCTTTTCCGTAGCTGGTAAAAGATTAAACTTTCAAGATGAAAGAAGTGCTTTATTTTTTGAGTTTGTTAGACTTTTGAAAGAATTAAAACCTAAATATTTTTTGCTTGAAAATGTAGTTATGAAACAAGAGTGGCAAGATATCATAAGTGATATTTTAAAAGTTAAGCCTATCAAAATAAATTCAGCACTTGTTTCAGCACAAAACAGAAATCGTTTATACTGGACTAATATACCAAACATAATACAACCTAATGATAAAAATATAAAACTAAGCGATGTGTTAGACACGCACGAGTTTAGAGAGCTTAAGCCTTTTTGTTTTAAAACTCGTAACAATAAAGCAAGAAAAGACACTTTAAGAACAGTGTGTGATGAAAAAGCAAACTGTTTAACAACAAGTAATACACACACAACACAATATTATCTTAACAAAGAAAGAAACAAGATGAGAAACCTAAGCGTAAATGAGTATGAAAAATTACAAACATTGCCTATTGACTATACAGTAGGTGTATCAAATACACAACGTTACAAAGCGATAGGTAATGCTTGGACTGTTGATGTGATAGCACATATTTTTAAAGGTTTAGAAAATGAGAAGTATTGA
- a CDS encoding XRE family transcriptional regulator: MSLSSKIKKARKLKGLTQLQLSELLGINRASITQYETDVAIPPIATLKLIADACGVAMTFFFDDELEINRQIVKQELKNNFAKYADLIPNQAQIKNTVFLPKSEMLIGAGAEGAFDLSLFESETRVAVDKKFIGALNPANLKLFEVVGDSMFPEYDEGDLAIVDMVNHRYDFVKIAGIYVVRVGDVVYIKRVEFLPNNAVKLISLNPKYGDMYPHKDGYEYEILGKVCGKIKFEISKGLTFSDSGIK, translated from the coding sequence ATGTCGTTAAGTAGCAAAATTAAAAAAGCAAGAAAATTAAAAGGGTTAACGCAGTTGCAATTATCTGAATTGCTTGGTATAAATCGTGCATCAATAACACAATATGAAACAGATGTTGCTATTCCGCCTATCGCAACATTAAAACTTATTGCTGATGCGTGCGGTGTTGCTATGACTTTCTTTTTTGATGATGAGCTAGAAATTAACAGACAAATTGTAAAACAAGAATTAAAAAACAATTTTGCAAAGTATGCTGACCTAATCCCAAACCAAGCACAGATAAAAAACACAGTATTTTTACCAAAATCAGAAATGCTTATAGGTGCGGGTGCTGAAGGTGCTTTTGACTTAAGCTTGTTTGAGAGCGAGACAAGAGTTGCAGTAGATAAAAAGTTTATAGGTGCCCTAAACCCCGCAAATCTAAAATTATTTGAAGTCGTAGGAGATAGTATGTTTCCTGAGTATGATGAGGGCGACCTGGCTATTGTGGATATGGTAAATCACAGATATGATTTTGTCAAAATAGCTGGTATTTATGTAGTTAGGGTTGGTGATGTAGTTTATATTAAGCGTGTTGAGTTTTTACCAAACAATGCTGTTAAGCTAATCTCACTAAACCCAAAATACGGCGATATGTATCCACACAAAGATGGTTACGAATATGAGATTTTAGGTAAGGTTTGTGGAAAAATCAAGTTTGAAATTTCAAAAGGCTTAACATTTTCAGATAGTGGGATAAAATAA
- a CDS encoding DUF2335 domain-containing protein encodes MPNKKIPKKQNNNLENTPKAFIDKAIQQNLNINFIPSELSDIIKQNPNYTERVLEYLEKEQTHRHNSDDRILTLEEKEQVLRAEEAPKIAKYNFRGQIFITLILFALIAVTAFAIQKGEVGIAIAGLISSIVAMTPAIIGNRPKQKDNSKKQQ; translated from the coding sequence ATGCCGAACAAAAAAATACCGAAAAAACAAAATAATAATTTAGAAAATACACCTAAAGCTTTTATAGATAAAGCTATACAGCAAAATCTAAATATAAATTTTATTCCATCAGAACTTTCGGACATTATTAAGCAAAACCCAAATTATACAGAACGTGTGTTAGAGTATTTGGAAAAAGAACAAACCCATAGACATAATTCAGACGATAGAATTTTAACATTAGAAGAAAAAGAGCAAGTCCTAAGAGCAGAAGAAGCCCCGAAGATAGCAAAATATAATTTTAGGGGACAAATATTTATCACATTAATACTATTTGCACTTATAGCAGTAACTGCTTTTGCTATACAAAAAGGCGAAGTTGGTATTGCGATAGCTGGTCTCATATCTTCTATTGTTGCAATGACACCAGCAATAATAGGCAATAGACCAAAACAAAAAGATAATTCCAAAAAACAACAATAG
- a CDS encoding DUF1351 domain-containing protein translates to MTDIILKVDFTNEVLTTNFENIKQEVQNEVNKYSINVTEDNIPEAKKVMANFNKVKKEIDIKYKEFIDRFSIPINQLKDEKKQIALIIDNGRQSIADNVADFENKKLEVIKQTVQAYINTQCQEKSINTELINVYEFVKLTAVTPSGSIAKTTKEAIDNKIAIIENEILKAKLEAEEKARRDREIAEQAKAKAEERARQREIELREILEREKQEAIQRAKIEEQKRLEREKQEAIQETVKQAPIKAEDGKVIYIIRADFNVKANANADRNILLGKVKDLLGKAGITEFVNLEVLNA, encoded by the coding sequence ATGACAGATATAATTTTAAAAGTTGATTTCACAAATGAAGTCTTAACAACAAACTTTGAGAATATAAAACAAGAAGTACAAAATGAAGTTAATAAGTATAGCATAAATGTTACAGAAGATAACATCCCTGAAGCTAAAAAAGTTATGGCAAATTTTAACAAAGTCAAAAAAGAGATTGATATAAAATATAAGGAGTTTATAGATAGATTTTCCATACCTATAAACCAACTAAAAGACGAGAAAAAACAAATTGCTTTAATTATTGATAATGGAAGACAGTCAATAGCAGATAATGTAGCAGATTTTGAAAATAAAAAACTTGAAGTTATAAAACAAACTGTGCAAGCTTATATAAATACGCAATGCCAAGAAAAATCTATAAATACAGAACTTATTAATGTGTATGAGTTTGTAAAATTAACAGCAGTAACACCTAGTGGAAGTATAGCAAAAACAACAAAAGAAGCGATAGACAATAAAATAGCAATAATTGAAAACGAGATATTAAAAGCAAAACTTGAAGCAGAAGAAAAAGCAAGAAGAGATAGAGAAATAGCAGAGCAAGCAAAAGCTAAAGCCGAAGAAAGAGCAAGACAAAGAGAAATAGAACTAAGAGAAATACTAGAAAGAGAAAAACAAGAAGCTATACAAAGAGCTAAAATTGAAGAACAAAAAAGACTAGAAAGAGAAAAACAAGAAGCTATACAAGAGACAGTAAAGCAAGCTCCTATCAAAGCCGAAGATGGCAAAGTAATATACATAATAAGAGCTGATTTTAATGTCAAAGCAAATGCTAATGCAGATAGAAATATTTTACTTGGAAAAGTCAAAGATTTGCTAGGAAAAGCTGGAATAACAGAATTTGTTAATTTGGAAGTGTTAAATGCTTGA
- a CDS encoding PD-(D/E)XK nuclease-like domain-containing protein translates to MLDIDLNIALTNKEYHSRSEISKSDLDKLAKSPFHFKFKSEFETEPSQTLILGSLVHKLVLEPQDFNNEFIIEPVCDKRTKAGKEAYQEFLTSVGDKTIVPQSLNETAQEIALKVLSMKETGLFLKNGLAEQSYFGEIEGVKVKCRPDFYNESLGLAIDLKTTSDASATGFAKSVANFNYHIQASFYSDILRQNGKEVNNFLFIAVETKKPYMVGFYELDQTAIDKGRDDYLRLLDLYKVCEAKNEWWGYAEFKDNEVNHIQTLALPNWKFYQEVGA, encoded by the coding sequence ATGCTTGATATTGATTTAAACATAGCATTAACTAACAAAGAATACCACTCAAGAAGTGAGATAAGCAAAAGCGACCTTGATAAATTAGCAAAAAGCCCATTTCACTTTAAGTTTAAAAGTGAGTTTGAAACAGAGCCAAGCCAAACCTTGATTTTAGGCTCATTAGTTCATAAATTAGTCCTTGAACCACAAGATTTTAACAATGAGTTTATCATAGAGCCTGTGTGTGATAAGCGAACCAAAGCCGGTAAAGAAGCCTATCAAGAGTTTTTAACAAGTGTAGGCGATAAAACCATAGTCCCACAAAGCTTAAACGAAACAGCACAAGAGATAGCTTTAAAGGTTCTTTCTATGAAAGAGACCGGGCTGTTTTTAAAAAACGGCTTAGCAGAACAGAGCTATTTTGGAGAGATTGAAGGTGTTAAGGTCAAATGTCGCCCCGATTTTTATAATGAAAGTCTAGGTTTAGCCATTGATTTAAAGACTACATCAGATGCAAGTGCTACAGGCTTTGCAAAGAGTGTAGCAAACTTTAACTATCACATACAAGCAAGTTTTTACAGCGATATTTTAAGACAAAACGGCAAAGAAGTAAATAACTTCTTATTTATCGCAGTAGAAACCAAAAAGCCTTATATGGTGGGCTTTTATGAGCTAGACCAAACAGCCATAGATAAAGGCAGAGATGATTATTTAAGATTGCTTGACCTTTACAAAGTATGCGAGGCTAAAAACGAATGGTGGGGCTATGCTGAGTTTAAAGACAACGAAGTAAATCACATACAAACACTAGCCTTACCAAACTGGAAATTTTATCAAGAAGTAGGAGCTTAA